From the Scylla paramamosain isolate STU-SP2022 chromosome 15, ASM3559412v1, whole genome shotgun sequence genome, one window contains:
- the LOC135107401 gene encoding vacuolar protein sorting-associated protein 37A-like produces MDASLGSPHSFYPGPHSSVGAMAELATLTRPDLEDLLACEDKLTEFVASLPQMAAARNQCDQLAAQNEAIAKASLERSSEYERSRDATIRKMEELNILRTKFEEMTVAQQVASEKLAPGNIQESLLICAVQSEEESEKIAENFLQKRIDVDAFLGEYLEKRIETHLRRFKGERLGAQLQELHKAGF; encoded by the exons ATGGATGCATCTTTGGGTTCACCTCATTCCTTCTACCCTGGACCTCATTCCTCAG TTGGGGCAATGGCAGAGTTGGCTACTTTAACTCGACCTGATCTGGAAGATCTACTAGCCTGTGAGGACAAGCTGACAGAGTTTGTGGCATCCTTACCTCAGATGGCAGCTGCCAGAAATCAGTGTGATCAACTGGCAGCTCAGAATGAAGCCATTGCCA AGGCCAGCCTGGAGCGCAGCAGTGAGTATGAACGCAGTCGTGATGCCACCATTAGGAAGATGGAAGAACTAAATATCCTGCGAACAAAGTTTGAGGAAATGACAGTGGCCCAGCAAGTGGCCTCAGAAAAGTTGGCTCCAGGAAATATAcag GAGAGTCTGCTGATCTGTGCTGTTCAGTctgaggaggagagtgagaagatTGCTGAGAATTTCCTGCAGAAACGCATCGATGTTGACGCTTTCCTTGGAGAGTATTTAGAAAAGCGGATA GAGACACACCTGAGGAGATTCAAAGGAGAGAGACTAGGGGCTCAGCTGCAGGAGTTACACAAAGCTGGCTTCTGA